A part of Chanos chanos chromosome 9, fChaCha1.1, whole genome shotgun sequence genomic DNA contains:
- the slc1a6 gene encoding excitatory amino acid transporter 4 isoform X1, which yields MQRRVSAARHRMCSITWESTRAFLCRNTFVIFTVAAVAIGVLLGFALRPHNLSVREIKYFSFPGELLMRMLQMLVLPLIVSSLVTGISALDSKASGKMGVRAVVYYMVTTFIAVFTGIVMVIIIRPGRGSRDSPMTSSGNIEPVQAADAFLDLIRNMFPPNLVEACFKQYKTVYKKTVYTKNVTVMINVTDAVNSTESGRAVNASAVLQTVQERVEETLPVPGSSGGVNALGLVVFSMCFGLVIGNMKQQGQALREFFDCLNNAIMRLVAVIIWYAPVGILFLIAGKIVEMKDLAQMGGQLGMYTVCVIVGLLIHGLIVLPLLYFLVTKRNPYTFIGGLLQALITALGTSSSSATLPITFRCLEENNRVDKRVTRFVLPVGATINMDGTALYEAVAAIFIAQVNDMDLNFGQILTIRDRLRTTTNVLGDSLGAGIVEHLSRQELENQEAEVGNLVIEENEKPYQLISQENDSLKHRNSETTM from the exons ATGCAGAGACGCGTGTCTGCCGCCAGGCACAGGATGTGCTCCATCACCTGGGAGAGCACCCGCGCCTTCCTCTGCCGCAACACCTTCGTCATCTTCACCGTGGCTGCCGTGGCGATAG GGGTGTTGCTGGGATTTGCCCTGAGGCCTCATAACCTCTCTGTCAGGGAGATTAAATATTTCTCCTTCCCTGGAGAGCTGCTCATGCGTATGTTACAGATGCTCGTCCTTCCACTCATTGTCTCCAGTCTggtcacag GCATCTCGGCGCTGGACAGCAAGGCCTCCGGGAAGATGGGCGTCCGCGCGGTCGTTTACTACATGGTGACGACCTTCATCGCCGTGTTTACCGGCATCGTCATGGTGATAATCATCAGGCCTGGGAGAGGCAGCAGGGACAGTCCGATGACCTCTAGTGGCAACATTGAGCCGGTGCAGGCAGCCGATGCCTTCCTGGATCTCATACG AAATATGTTCCCACCCAATTTAGTGGAGGCCTGTTTTAAACAG TACAAAACCGTTTATAAGAAAACAGTGTACACCAAGAACGTGACCGTTATGATCAACGTGACGGATGCCGTTAACTCCACTGAGTCCGGTCGGGCAGTCAACGCCAGTGCGGTCCTTCAGACGGTCcaggagagggtggaggagacGCTGCCTGTCCCCGGGTCGTCTGGGGGGGTGAACGCCCTGGGTCTGGTGGTGTTCTCCATGTGTTTTGGGCTGGTGATCGGGAACATGAAACAGCAGGGGCAGGCGCTGAGGGAATTCTTTGACTGTCTTAATAACGCCATCATGAGACTGGTCGCCGTCATAATCTG GTACGCTCCCGTGGGAATCCTCTTTCTGATCGCGGGGAAGATCGTGGAGATGAAAGATCTGGCGCAGATGGGTGGTCAGCTGGGCATGTACACGGTGTGTGTGATCGTCGGGCTGCTCATCCACGGTCTGATCGTCCTGCCCTTGCTCTACTTCCTGGTCACCAAGAGAAACCCCTACACCTTCATCGGCGGACTGCTGCAGGCCCTCATCACCGCTCTGGGCACTTCCTCCAG ttCCGCCACCCTGCCCATCACGTTTCGCTGTCTGGAGGAGAATAACCGCGTGGATAAACGGGTGACACGCTTCGTCCTGCCGGTCGGAGCCACAATTAACATGGACGGCACCGCCCTCTACGAGGCCGTGGCCGCCATTTTCATCGCCCAGGTCAACGACATGGACCTGAACTTTGGACAGATTCTCACCATCAG GGACCGTCTCAGAACTACCACCAACGTTCTGGGAGATTCTCTGGGTGCAGGTATTGTGGAACACCTGTCGCGGCAAGAGCTGGAGAACCAGGAGGCTGAGGTGGGAAACCTGGTGATAGAGGAGAATGAGAAACCGTATCAACTCATCAGCCAAGAGAACGACTCCCTGAAGCATCGCAACAGCGAGACCACCATGTAA
- the slc1a6 gene encoding excitatory amino acid transporter 4 isoform X3, translating into MNEKPSNSNSLFLNEDAEKPSRPEAGLHRLHRTMQRRVSAARHRMCSITWESTRAFLCRNTFVIFTVAAVAIGVLLGFALRPHNLSVREIKYFSFPGELLMRMLQMLVLPLIVSSLVTGISALDSKASGKMGVRAVVYYMVTTFIAVFTGIVMVIIIRPGRGSRDSPMTSSGNIEPVQAADAFLDLIRNMFPPNLVEACFKQYKTVYKKTVYTKNVTVMINVTDAVNSTESGRAVNASAVLQTVQERVEETLPVPGSSGGVNALGLVVFSMCFGLVIGNMKQQGQALREFFDCLNNAIMRLVAVIIWYAPVGILFLIAGKIVEMKDLAQMGGQLGMYTVCVIVGLLIHGLIVLPLLYFLVTKRNPYTFIGGLLQALITALGTSSSSATLPITFRCLEENNRVDKRVTRFVLPVGATINMDGTALYEAVAAIFIAQVNDMDLNFGQILTISITATAASIGAAGIPQAGLVTMVIVLTSVGLPTEDITLIIAVDWFLDRLRTTTNVLGDSLGAGIVEHLSRQELENQEAEVGNLVIEENEKPYQLISQENDSLKHRNSETTM; encoded by the exons ATGAATGAGAAACCATCCAACAGTAACAGCCTCTTTCTGAACGAAGACGCGGAGAAACCGAGCCGTCCGGAGGCGGGGCTACACAGGCTGCACAGAACCATGCAGAGACGCGTGTCTGCCGCCAGGCACAGGATGTGCTCCATCACCTGGGAGAGCACCCGCGCCTTCCTCTGCCGCAACACCTTCGTCATCTTCACCGTGGCTGCCGTGGCGATAG GGGTGTTGCTGGGATTTGCCCTGAGGCCTCATAACCTCTCTGTCAGGGAGATTAAATATTTCTCCTTCCCTGGAGAGCTGCTCATGCGTATGTTACAGATGCTCGTCCTTCCACTCATTGTCTCCAGTCTggtcacag GCATCTCGGCGCTGGACAGCAAGGCCTCCGGGAAGATGGGCGTCCGCGCGGTCGTTTACTACATGGTGACGACCTTCATCGCCGTGTTTACCGGCATCGTCATGGTGATAATCATCAGGCCTGGGAGAGGCAGCAGGGACAGTCCGATGACCTCTAGTGGCAACATTGAGCCGGTGCAGGCAGCCGATGCCTTCCTGGATCTCATACG AAATATGTTCCCACCCAATTTAGTGGAGGCCTGTTTTAAACAG TACAAAACCGTTTATAAGAAAACAGTGTACACCAAGAACGTGACCGTTATGATCAACGTGACGGATGCCGTTAACTCCACTGAGTCCGGTCGGGCAGTCAACGCCAGTGCGGTCCTTCAGACGGTCcaggagagggtggaggagacGCTGCCTGTCCCCGGGTCGTCTGGGGGGGTGAACGCCCTGGGTCTGGTGGTGTTCTCCATGTGTTTTGGGCTGGTGATCGGGAACATGAAACAGCAGGGGCAGGCGCTGAGGGAATTCTTTGACTGTCTTAATAACGCCATCATGAGACTGGTCGCCGTCATAATCTG GTACGCTCCCGTGGGAATCCTCTTTCTGATCGCGGGGAAGATCGTGGAGATGAAAGATCTGGCGCAGATGGGTGGTCAGCTGGGCATGTACACGGTGTGTGTGATCGTCGGGCTGCTCATCCACGGTCTGATCGTCCTGCCCTTGCTCTACTTCCTGGTCACCAAGAGAAACCCCTACACCTTCATCGGCGGACTGCTGCAGGCCCTCATCACCGCTCTGGGCACTTCCTCCAG ttCCGCCACCCTGCCCATCACGTTTCGCTGTCTGGAGGAGAATAACCGCGTGGATAAACGGGTGACACGCTTCGTCCTGCCGGTCGGAGCCACAATTAACATGGACGGCACCGCCCTCTACGAGGCCGTGGCCGCCATTTTCATCGCCCAGGTCAACGACATGGACCTGAACTTTGGACAGATTCTCACCATCAG TATCACAGCAACAGCTGCCAGCATCGGAGCAGCAGGCATCCCTCAGGCTGGtctggttaccatggtgatagTATTGACATCGGTGGGACTGCCCACTGAGGACATCACATTGATCATTGCGGTGGATTGGTTCCT GGACCGTCTCAGAACTACCACCAACGTTCTGGGAGATTCTCTGGGTGCAGGTATTGTGGAACACCTGTCGCGGCAAGAGCTGGAGAACCAGGAGGCTGAGGTGGGAAACCTGGTGATAGAGGAGAATGAGAAACCGTATCAACTCATCAGCCAAGAGAACGACTCCCTGAAGCATCGCAACAGCGAGACCACCATGTAA
- the slc1a6 gene encoding excitatory amino acid transporter 4 isoform X2 — MQRRVSAARHRMCSITWESTRAFLCRNTFVIFTVAAVAIGISALDSKASGKMGVRAVVYYMVTTFIAVFTGIVMVIIIRPGRGSRDSPMTSSGNIEPVQAADAFLDLIRNMFPPNLVEACFKQYKTVYKKTVYTKNVTVMINVTDAVNSTESGRAVNASAVLQTVQERVEETLPVPGSSGGVNALGLVVFSMCFGLVIGNMKQQGQALREFFDCLNNAIMRLVAVIIWYAPVGILFLIAGKIVEMKDLAQMGGQLGMYTVCVIVGLLIHGLIVLPLLYFLVTKRNPYTFIGGLLQALITALGTSSSSATLPITFRCLEENNRVDKRVTRFVLPVGATINMDGTALYEAVAAIFIAQVNDMDLNFGQILTISITATAASIGAAGIPQAGLVTMVIVLTSVGLPTEDITLIIAVDWFLDRLRTTTNVLGDSLGAGIVEHLSRQELENQEAEVGNLVIEENEKPYQLISQENDSLKHRNSETTM; from the exons ATGCAGAGACGCGTGTCTGCCGCCAGGCACAGGATGTGCTCCATCACCTGGGAGAGCACCCGCGCCTTCCTCTGCCGCAACACCTTCGTCATCTTCACCGTGGCTGCCGTGGCGATAG GCATCTCGGCGCTGGACAGCAAGGCCTCCGGGAAGATGGGCGTCCGCGCGGTCGTTTACTACATGGTGACGACCTTCATCGCCGTGTTTACCGGCATCGTCATGGTGATAATCATCAGGCCTGGGAGAGGCAGCAGGGACAGTCCGATGACCTCTAGTGGCAACATTGAGCCGGTGCAGGCAGCCGATGCCTTCCTGGATCTCATACG AAATATGTTCCCACCCAATTTAGTGGAGGCCTGTTTTAAACAG TACAAAACCGTTTATAAGAAAACAGTGTACACCAAGAACGTGACCGTTATGATCAACGTGACGGATGCCGTTAACTCCACTGAGTCCGGTCGGGCAGTCAACGCCAGTGCGGTCCTTCAGACGGTCcaggagagggtggaggagacGCTGCCTGTCCCCGGGTCGTCTGGGGGGGTGAACGCCCTGGGTCTGGTGGTGTTCTCCATGTGTTTTGGGCTGGTGATCGGGAACATGAAACAGCAGGGGCAGGCGCTGAGGGAATTCTTTGACTGTCTTAATAACGCCATCATGAGACTGGTCGCCGTCATAATCTG GTACGCTCCCGTGGGAATCCTCTTTCTGATCGCGGGGAAGATCGTGGAGATGAAAGATCTGGCGCAGATGGGTGGTCAGCTGGGCATGTACACGGTGTGTGTGATCGTCGGGCTGCTCATCCACGGTCTGATCGTCCTGCCCTTGCTCTACTTCCTGGTCACCAAGAGAAACCCCTACACCTTCATCGGCGGACTGCTGCAGGCCCTCATCACCGCTCTGGGCACTTCCTCCAG ttCCGCCACCCTGCCCATCACGTTTCGCTGTCTGGAGGAGAATAACCGCGTGGATAAACGGGTGACACGCTTCGTCCTGCCGGTCGGAGCCACAATTAACATGGACGGCACCGCCCTCTACGAGGCCGTGGCCGCCATTTTCATCGCCCAGGTCAACGACATGGACCTGAACTTTGGACAGATTCTCACCATCAG TATCACAGCAACAGCTGCCAGCATCGGAGCAGCAGGCATCCCTCAGGCTGGtctggttaccatggtgatagTATTGACATCGGTGGGACTGCCCACTGAGGACATCACATTGATCATTGCGGTGGATTGGTTCCT GGACCGTCTCAGAACTACCACCAACGTTCTGGGAGATTCTCTGGGTGCAGGTATTGTGGAACACCTGTCGCGGCAAGAGCTGGAGAACCAGGAGGCTGAGGTGGGAAACCTGGTGATAGAGGAGAATGAGAAACCGTATCAACTCATCAGCCAAGAGAACGACTCCCTGAAGCATCGCAACAGCGAGACCACCATGTAA